A window from Pseudooceanicola algae encodes these proteins:
- a CDS encoding ABC transporter ATP-binding protein, with protein sequence MDLRVENLSHSYDNLEVLRDLNLTIPHGEIVCIIGPSGCGKSTLLRLLGGLEKPSRGRIVQMGEAPDGSLNPLTYVFQDFALLPWRTVEGNISLVLEPHGLSAEERERRIADVLDRTRLSDFRKAVPKQLSGGMKQRVAIARALAVNPAVLLMDEPLSALDSQTRELLMDDLTALWEREPFTSCYITHNLNEAVRLGHKVVVLSRRPGIIRDIVDIDIPLAERDVGNAKLAALQETLWEMMREEAQTADRELASG encoded by the coding sequence ATGGACCTTCGCGTCGAGAACCTTTCGCATTCTTACGATAATCTCGAGGTTCTGAGGGATCTCAACCTGACGATCCCCCATGGCGAGATCGTCTGTATCATCGGCCCGTCCGGCTGCGGCAAATCCACCCTCCTGCGTCTGCTGGGGGGGCTGGAAAAACCCAGCCGGGGACGTATCGTGCAAATGGGCGAGGCGCCTGACGGCTCGCTCAACCCGCTGACCTATGTCTTTCAGGACTTCGCCCTGCTGCCCTGGCGCACGGTCGAGGGGAACATCTCGCTGGTGCTGGAACCGCATGGCCTTTCGGCAGAGGAACGCGAAAGGCGCATTGCCGATGTGCTGGACCGCACCCGGCTGAGCGATTTTCGCAAGGCGGTGCCCAAACAGCTGTCGGGCGGCATGAAGCAACGTGTCGCCATTGCCCGCGCGCTGGCGGTGAACCCGGCCGTCCTGCTGATGGATGAACCGCTGTCCGCGCTCGACAGTCAGACCCGCGAACTGCTGATGGACGACCTGACGGCACTGTGGGAACGCGAACCCTTCACCTCCTGCTACATCACCCACAATCTGAACGAAGCCGTCCGCCTTGGCCACAAGGTGGTCGTCTTGTCGCGCCGCCCCGGCATCATCCGCGATATCGTCGACATCGATATCCCGCTGGCCGAGCGCGACGTGGGCAACGCCAAGCTGGCCGCCCTGCAGGAAACCCTGTGGGAGATGATGCGCGAAGAGGCGCAGACAGCAGACCGGGAACTGGCCTCCGGCTAA
- a CDS encoding ABC transporter permease, with amino-acid sequence MSDTSVPGGSRSAPAFESTDGKTVPFRGGGFSPRPRKFIGLAVFVVLIAVWELGSRTGVISSLVLPAPSEAFGSFMDLVHSGNLWRHLSASLQRLVFGFSAGVSLGLICGTAAGLSSVARAIITPLVSAIFPIPKIALLPLFIIWFGIGEGSKVATILFGSFFPMVIATYSAIDNVDRTLIRMGQSFSLGKAQIIWKIVLPAALPGILSGTRIAASISIILLVAAEMIGAQYGIGAYVLLAGNLMATDQLIAGVAILSMLGLTVSWLISRLEKHFLGWRN; translated from the coding sequence ATGAGCGATACTTCCGTCCCGGGCGGCTCCCGATCCGCCCCAGCCTTCGAAAGCACAGACGGCAAGACCGTCCCCTTCCGGGGCGGGGGTTTTTCCCCGAGACCGCGTAAATTCATCGGGCTGGCGGTCTTTGTCGTGCTGATCGCGGTATGGGAGCTTGGGTCGCGCACTGGCGTGATCTCGTCGCTGGTCCTGCCTGCCCCTTCGGAAGCCTTCGGGTCCTTCATGGATCTGGTCCATTCCGGCAACCTCTGGCGCCACCTTTCTGCCTCGCTGCAACGGCTCGTGTTCGGCTTTTCGGCGGGGGTCAGCCTTGGGCTGATCTGCGGGACGGCGGCGGGCCTGTCCTCGGTCGCGCGGGCCATCATCACGCCGCTGGTTTCGGCCATTTTCCCGATCCCCAAGATCGCGCTGCTGCCGCTCTTCATCATCTGGTTCGGGATCGGCGAAGGATCGAAGGTCGCGACAATCCTCTTCGGCAGCTTCTTTCCCATGGTCATCGCCACCTACAGCGCGATCGACAACGTGGACCGCACGTTGATCCGCATGGGGCAAAGCTTCAGCCTCGGCAAGGCGCAGATCATCTGGAAGATCGTGCTGCCCGCCGCCCTGCCCGGCATCCTTTCGGGCACCCGCATCGCGGCCTCGATCTCGATCATCCTGCTGGTCGCGGCGGAAATGATCGGCGCGCAATACGGCATCGGCGCCTATGTGCTGCTGGCCGGGAACCTGATGGCGACCGATCAGCTGATCGCCGGCGTGGCGATCCTGTCGATGCTCGGCCTGACGGTCAGCTGGCTGATCTCGCGCCTCGAGAAACATTTTCTGGGATGGAGAAACTGA
- a CDS encoding FAD-dependent oxidoreductase, whose protein sequence is MPRHETDYDVVIAGGGAGGVGAALGAAKAGARVALVEKYGFLGGAATNAQVLAYCGFYHQGGEPVRAVAGAGEQVLAELRGMGVACEPFHSPTTSNWIVLLDPEKLKVALDRVLSAHGVDVYLHARVAAASRTARALESVTVAGMDGRFRLIAESFVDASGDANLALVSGVPMRTGDSQSRIQAYTMPLRIGGLAPDTRIDRARMQQVITEFNRVSPHKINRTDAGIFTRVPGTTDFWWLVVDRAMPDLSSNSFTRAEQTGREMSLQLVDLLRASVPGFENAWLAQTGPQIGVRETRHPAARYDVTRDDVVQGRLREDGIARAAWPIELHSEAGKPIYEHVGGEGFFHVPYDALRARDLDNLWYAGRVIGADDHAYGSIRVMGTAFATGEAAGVAAALGAQGRDPVTAQAVRRELLRGGALI, encoded by the coding sequence ATGCCCCGTCACGAAACCGATTACGATGTGGTGATTGCCGGCGGTGGGGCCGGTGGTGTCGGTGCCGCCCTGGGTGCGGCCAAGGCGGGCGCACGTGTGGCGCTGGTGGAAAAGTACGGCTTTCTTGGGGGTGCGGCGACCAATGCCCAGGTGCTCGCCTATTGCGGCTTTTACCATCAGGGCGGCGAACCGGTCCGGGCCGTGGCCGGAGCCGGGGAACAGGTGCTGGCGGAATTGCGCGGCATGGGCGTGGCCTGCGAACCCTTCCATTCCCCCACCACCAGCAACTGGATCGTACTGCTGGACCCTGAAAAGCTGAAGGTCGCGCTCGACCGGGTGCTGAGCGCCCATGGTGTCGATGTCTACCTGCATGCGCGCGTCGCGGCGGCCAGCCGGACCGCCCGGGCCCTGGAAAGCGTGACCGTGGCGGGCATGGACGGGCGTTTCCGCCTGATCGCGGAAAGCTTCGTCGATGCCAGCGGCGATGCCAACCTGGCGCTCGTTTCGGGCGTGCCGATGCGCACCGGCGACAGCCAAAGCCGCATTCAGGCCTATACCATGCCCCTGCGCATCGGCGGGCTGGCGCCCGACACACGGATCGACCGCGCCCGGATGCAGCAGGTCATCACCGAATTCAACAGGGTCTCGCCCCACAAGATCAACCGCACCGATGCGGGCATCTTCACCCGCGTTCCGGGCACGACGGATTTCTGGTGGCTTGTGGTCGACCGCGCCATGCCGGACCTGTCCTCGAACAGCTTCACCCGCGCCGAGCAGACAGGGCGCGAGATGTCGTTGCAACTGGTCGATCTTCTGCGCGCCTCGGTGCCCGGTTTCGAAAACGCCTGGCTTGCCCAGACCGGCCCGCAGATCGGCGTGCGCGAAACGCGCCACCCGGCGGCCCGTTATGATGTCACCCGCGATGATGTTGTTCAGGGCCGGTTGCGCGAAGACGGCATTGCCCGGGCCGCCTGGCCGATCGAGCTGCATTCAGAGGCCGGAAAGCCAATCTATGAACATGTCGGCGGCGAAGGGTTCTTTCACGTGCCCTACGATGCCCTGCGTGCGCGGGACCTGGATAATCTCTGGTACGCCGGGCGGGTCATCGGCGCGGACGACCATGCATACGGATCCATCAGGGTGATGGGCACCGCCTTTGCCACGGGCGAGGCCGCCGGCGTTGCCGCCGCGCTTGGGGCACAGGGCCGGGACCCGGTCACGGCGCAGGCGGTGCGACGGGAATTGCTGCGGGGAGGGGCGCTTATCTGA
- a CDS encoding DUF421 domain-containing protein, translating to MFFQDWTGLVRTLVVGCLAYPSLLLMLRLSGKRTLAKLNAFDLIVTVALGSTLASILLSESVALAEGLLALLVLISLQWLVAWSSVRSATVADLVRSDAALLVREGELCRGTMMRERITETEILAVIRQSPARSLENTSAAILETDGSFSVIPLAKDGTPRAYAQAGLGRFKDV from the coding sequence ATGTTTTTCCAGGATTGGACCGGGTTGGTCAGGACCCTTGTTGTCGGCTGTCTGGCCTATCCTTCGCTTCTTCTGATGCTTCGGCTGTCGGGAAAACGCACGCTGGCCAAGCTCAACGCCTTCGACCTGATCGTGACCGTGGCCCTTGGCTCCACCCTTGCCTCGATCCTGCTGTCTGAAAGCGTCGCCCTGGCAGAGGGGTTGCTGGCGCTTCTGGTGCTGATCAGCCTGCAATGGCTGGTCGCCTGGTCCTCGGTCCGCTCGGCCACCGTGGCAGACCTTGTCCGGTCGGATGCCGCCTTGCTGGTGCGCGAAGGAGAGTTGTGCCGTGGCACGATGATGCGCGAGCGGATCACAGAGACCGAGATCCTTGCCGTCATCCGCCAAAGCCCTGCCAGATCGCTTGAGAATACCAGTGCCGCCATTCTGGAAACGGATGGGTCGTTCAGCGTCATTCCACTGGCAAAAGACGGCACGCCCAGGGCCTACGCGCAGGCCGGCCTCGGGCGGTTCAAAGACGTCTAG